The window CACGCCAAATACGCCGACGAAAACCCccgcgaggaagaaggacgaATCGccccagaaaaagaagaagagttcTGCTGGGAGGGTAACGATCGAGACTGTCCGAAGAGCTATCAACGAGGCCACTTCCAACCCGCTGCAGCAATACCTCCGCTCTTTGCCCTTTGCCTCGAAACTTTTGTTGACGGCGCTGTGCTTACGGATTCAGAGGAcggggttggcggagagTACGTTTGGGGATGTGCTCGAGGAGATGCAGCGGATGCTCAAGCTGACGGTCAATGAGTCTCGGCCGTTGAAGTTATTGGAGAAAAGGGCTACAGGGcagaagggggaaggggcagACGATGGAACAGGGTTGATGATTACAAAGGCGAAGCAGACGGGGCAGTTGATCAGACcggctgggttgggttctgctgctgttgatcttACCGGGGCCGGGATTATCAATCTGGAGGGGCAGAGGCCGGAGAGGCCGAGCAAAATGCggctggcggtgggggatgaAGAGATTAGGTTGGCGTTTAGGGATGATCCTGAGATTAAAGGGATGGGTGTGATGCTTTAACGAAGAAAAAAATACCCATTTTGCATATGGACAGAAACTTTATAGACCACAGACGATGTTTTGATATCTATGTTTCCACCCTTGATACAGTTTTGTCTAGATACTGTGACATACCCTATGGAAGATcaatcccctcctcctccgcctttcGTTGAATATACTTCTTGACCTGTTCCCCCGTCCGTCAGCTACACAtaccacatcaacccccGCACCATCACAAGACTTACATCAATCCCAGGCGCCACCTCCAAAGGCAGAAGCCCATCATTATCCTTCCTGTCCATCTCAGCCCCAGCtttcatcaacaccacagccGCGTCacctatcatcatcatcatcatcaccatcatcagccttgaACCGTTCTTGCTGGAGAAGAATAGATAACATACCATGCCCCTCGGCAATAGCATGATGCAACGCCGTTTGTCCAGCTGAATCGCTGGCGTTAAGGGGACTTTTGTGCTTGAGAAACAGGTTGATCAAGGGGACCGAaccgacggcggcggcgcggtggagggggtaCTGGCCTCGCTTGTCGCGGACGCGTACGGAAGCGGGAGGTTTGTGCTCTTCGAGGAGCTTGCGggcgaggtcgaggttggaCTTGGAGGCTATGAAGTGGAGGACTGTCTAGAGAGGAGTtaggtggtggaaggggcaggggagaaggggggaggggatgtaCTTGGCCGTTATCATCTGGATTTTTGTTAGTAAATGAGTAGCATGAGGACGGGAAGGGGGCATGTGCCATGTGGTAATGTGTAAATGTGTGTGCTAATATGTGGTAAAGGGGTAATGTGGTAAAGGGGTAATGTGGTAAAGGAGAAATGCGGTAGTGTGTTAAAAGGGCCAATCAAGACGTGGTAGGGTAACATGGACGTACTTGTCTCATTCACGTCGGCATCTCtggcaaggaggagatcgaCCACTCTGTCCGAGTCCTTGACGCTGGCTGCGATCATGAGAGGGGTCCAGCCCATGTCATCCTACAAGTGAGGTCAGAAAGCTGTTCCAAGTAGCAGGTATGCTGGGAATATCTTATATACTTTGACGTCGACATCAAACCCTTTCTGTTGaacgaggaggttgacaaTCTCGTGGTGGTTATACGAAGCCGCCCAGTGGATGGGAAGACGGCCATCATCGTCTTTCAGCTTGGCAAGCTTGGGATTGGCCTGTTGGTATGGTTAGACCGaccatatcatcatcacatgGCGGACAGCTACTTACATTCAGCAAAGACTCTACAACGGTCGCTATTCTGGGAGTCAGAGTCCAAGTCACCGGTTGAACACACACCGTTGGCTAGCTTCACTTGCCTTTCCCGTCACGAGCGGCTGCGTGGATGGCGAACTTGTCTTGATTTTCCATTTTGGCTCTGATTTGTTTGGTATTT is drawn from Podospora pseudocomata strain CBS 415.72m chromosome 1 map unlocalized CBS415.72m_1, whole genome shotgun sequence and contains these coding sequences:
- the NAS6 gene encoding putative ankyrin-repeat protein (COG:O; EggNog:ENOG503NXYE), whose product is MENQDKFAIHAAAPTVVESLLNANPKLAKLKDDDGRLPIHWAASYNHHEIVNLLVQQKGFDVDVKDDMGWTPLMIAASVKDSDRVVDLLLARDADVNETNDNGQTVLHFIASKSNLDLARKLLEEHKPPASVRVRDKRGQYPLHRAAAVGSVPLINLFLKHKSPLNASDSAGQTALHHAIAEGHGDAAVVLMKAGAEMDRKDNDGLLPLEVAPGIDVKKYIQRKAEEEGIDLP